One window of Catonella massiliensis genomic DNA carries:
- a CDS encoding AAA family ATPase, whose translation MYTNAGQVFDIAKANYRSLVGFCNKLESEGYFIQAEKILHKTIFQTLDLYIQSLLINIAIYGGKLGEDEVKFIVSLPDSKQYDISDVEDISGEIIRQAEAVVKAPPIIMQLCSLRDREKNSNMSSAYMDMVLNIIVAMSYLNSNRDEYLPQFIVDYYNSVHAFIFFADRAERINDRYLFRKASGDISMPGESFKYNDSVKNEIKDSEDDKNKETDEIVPILKEAVANEEPIADDELPKVAVVEPIPFKEEDKKKRLDELVSELEELVGLEDVKKEVHSLINLINIRQLRKKKGLPSPDMSYHMVFTGSPGTGKTTVARLIAGIYKELGVLSKGGLVEVDRSGLVAGYVGQTALKVNEVVTKALGGVLFIDEAYSLSSPGAANDFGSEAIDTLVKLMEDHRDDLVVIVAGYTKEMEAFLKANTGLISRFNKFIEFKDYNEDELLAIMYSMAEKMEMRLEEDTMKKLRTYLASMDEQGKRIFGNARGIRNIFEKMLVGQANRLSHLSEPSVEDLSVIKAEDFELER comes from the coding sequence ATGTACACAAACGCAGGACAGGTCTTTGATATAGCAAAGGCTAACTATAGAAGTCTTGTTGGTTTCTGCAATAAGCTTGAAAGTGAAGGCTACTTTATTCAGGCAGAAAAGATTCTCCACAAGACTATTTTTCAGACACTTGATTTGTATATACAGTCGCTTTTAATCAATATTGCGATATATGGAGGCAAGCTTGGAGAGGATGAGGTAAAGTTCATTGTATCTCTACCTGACAGTAAGCAATATGATATTTCTGATGTAGAGGACATTAGCGGGGAAATAATCAGACAGGCTGAGGCTGTAGTTAAAGCTCCACCAATTATAATGCAGCTTTGCTCCCTACGCGATAGAGAAAAGAACTCCAATATGTCAAGTGCGTACATGGATATGGTATTAAATATCATTGTCGCAATGTCGTATTTGAATTCAAACAGAGATGAGTATTTGCCACAGTTTATAGTTGATTATTACAACTCGGTTCACGCTTTTATTTTCTTTGCAGACAGAGCTGAGCGGATAAATGACAGATATCTCTTCCGTAAGGCATCGGGAGATATTTCAATGCCCGGAGAGAGCTTTAAGTATAATGATTCTGTAAAGAATGAAATAAAAGATAGTGAGGATGATAAGAATAAAGAGACTGATGAGATAGTGCCAATACTAAAAGAAGCAGTAGCAAATGAAGAACCTATTGCGGATGATGAACTTCCAAAGGTGGCTGTCGTTGAGCCTATTCCGTTTAAGGAAGAAGATAAAAAGAAGCGTCTTGATGAGCTTGTATCTGAGCTTGAAGAATTGGTTGGATTGGAAGATGTGAAAAAAGAGGTTCATTCATTAATAAATCTAATCAATATCAGACAGCTTAGGAAGAAAAAAGGGCTTCCTTCCCCTGATATGTCTTATCATATGGTATTTACAGGGAGTCCGGGTACAGGAAAGACAACAGTAGCAAGACTTATAGCAGGCATATACAAGGAACTCGGTGTACTTTCAAAGGGAGGTCTTGTGGAGGTTGACCGTTCAGGCTTGGTTGCAGGCTATGTTGGACAGACTGCACTTAAGGTTAATGAAGTAGTAACTAAGGCCTTAGGCGGTGTATTATTTATAGATGAGGCTTATTCTCTTTCATCTCCGGGTGCTGCAAATGACTTTGGTTCTGAAGCTATTGATACTCTCGTAAAGCTTATGGAGGATCATAGAGATGACCTTGTTGTTATAGTTGCCGGTTATACCAAAGAAATGGAAGCTTTTCTCAAGGCGAATACAGGACTGATATCCAGATTTAATAAGTTCATTGAGTTTAAGGACTATAATGAGGATGAGCTGCTTGCAATCATGTATTCTATGGCTGAAAAAATGGAGATGAGGCTTGAAGAGGATACAATGAAAAAACTAAGGACATATCTTGCTTCAATGGACGAACAGGGTAAAAGGATCTTTGGTAATGCAAGAGGCATACGAAATATCTTTGAGAAAATGCTTGTAGGACAGGCAAATAGATTGTCTCATCTGTCTGAGCCGTCTGTTGAAGATTTGTCAGTTATAAAGGCAGAGGATTTTGAATTGGAAAGATAG
- the rsmD gene encoding 16S rRNA (guanine(966)-N(2))-methyltransferase RsmD produces MRVIAGIARSVPLITPRGLETRPTSDQIKETLFNMLQGYTEGANFLDLYAGSGQIGIEALSRGAEFAAFVEKSDEAVKCIKANVDKTKFADKSMILKLEVLSGIRTLELEKKRFDIVFLDPPYNQGLEQGILTALVGSAILNDEVIIIVEASKNTDFSFVDYLGLKIVKDKIYKNNRHLFLRKNNLESKLWQTIK; encoded by the coding sequence ATGAGAGTTATTGCGGGAATTGCCAGAAGTGTGCCCCTTATTACGCCTAGAGGTCTTGAAACAAGACCAACTTCTGACCAAATAAAGGAAACCTTGTTTAATATGCTTCAGGGCTATACTGAGGGGGCAAATTTTCTTGATTTATATGCAGGAAGCGGACAGATAGGCATAGAGGCTTTAAGCCGTGGTGCAGAGTTTGCTGCCTTTGTGGAGAAATCAGATGAGGCGGTTAAGTGCATCAAGGCAAATGTAGATAAGACAAAGTTTGCCGACAAGTCTATGATTCTTAAACTCGAAGTTCTATCGGGAATAAGAACACTGGAACTTGAAAAGAAGCGATTTGACATTGTTTTTCTAGATCCTCCGTATAATCAGGGATTAGAGCAAGGTATCTTGACTGCGCTGGTTGGTTCGGCTATACTTAATGATGAGGTTATTATTATCGTTGAGGCAAGTAAGAACACAGATTTTTCATTCGTGGATTATCTGGGACTCAAGATAGTTAAAGATAAAATATATAAAAACAACAGACATTTGTTTTTAAGAAAAAATAATTTGGAGAGTAAGTTATGGCAGACAATAAAATAG